One Myotis daubentonii chromosome 3, mMyoDau2.1, whole genome shotgun sequence genomic window carries:
- the HES5 gene encoding transcription factor HES-5 has product MAPSTAAVELLSPKEKNRLRKPVVEKMRRDRINSSIEQLKLLLEQEFARHQPNSKLEKADILEMAVSYLKHSKAFAAAGPKSRHQDFSEGYAWCLQEAVQFLTLHAAGDTQMKLLYHFQRPPAAPGAPAPEPKAAAPPAAKAGTAAHPPSRGLWRPW; this is encoded by the exons ATGGCCCCCAGCACCGCGGCCGTGGAGCTGCTGAGCCCCAAAGAGAAAAACCGA CTGCGGAAGCCCGTGGTGGAGAAGATGCGCCGCGACCGCATCAACAGCAGCATCGAGCAGCTGAAGCTGCTGCTGGAGCAGGAGTTCGCGCGGCACCAGCCCAACTCCAAGCTGGAGAAGGCGGACATCCTGGAGATGGCCGTGAGCTACCTGAAGCACAGCAAGG CCTTCGCCGCCGCGGGCCCCAAGAGCCGGCACCAGGACTTCAGCGAGGGCTACGCgtggtgcctgcaggaggccgtGCAGTTCCTCACGCTGCACGCGGCCGGCGACACGCAGATGAAGCTGCTCTACCACTTCCAGCGCCCGCCCGCCGCGCCCGGCGCCCCCGCCCCGGAGCCCAAGGCGGCGGCACCCCCGGCGGCCAAGGCCGGCACCGCGGCGCACCCGCCCTCCCGCGGCCTCTGGCGGCCCTGGTGA